One segment of Carassius auratus strain Wakin chromosome 2, ASM336829v1, whole genome shotgun sequence DNA contains the following:
- the c2h14orf119 gene encoding uncharacterized protein C14orf119 homolog, protein MAWFHHALQGSGQPDGSMMPSAVEDLSHSQVSKHTITQLGMSDGQGWSTLPPVSITDFPPVSGGIVPQRLDALSCTSLNVGSREDSVLLSFVTLQEQRCVISWFLGWNAVQKQRFLEDLISKAVPGKVSSLLDQLNTLQVNDRPPNIFECQLRLWTQWFESWSEEERNAFLNSLEEKDPAFVAFFYNRVAGTAGRD, encoded by the exons ATGGCCTGGTTCCACCACGCGTTACAAGGCTCGGGCCAGCCGGATGGATCCATGATGCCCTCTGCAGTGGAAGATCTGTCCCATTCTCAGGTCTCCAAGCACACCATTACACAGTTAGGGATGTCTGATGGACAGGGTTGGTCAACTCTTCCCCCAGTTTCCATCACAGACTTTCCACCTGTTTCAGGAGGCATTGTTCCCCAACGTCTGGACGCACTGTCCTGCACATCCCTCAATGTGGGCTCCAGAGAAGACTCTGTGTTGCTGTCTTTCGTGACGCTGCAGGAGCAACGATGTGTAATAAGTTGGTTTTTAGGATGGAACGCTGTCCAGAAGCAACGCTTCCTGGAAGATCTGATTTCAAAGGCTGTGCCTGGAAAGGTGTCCAGTTTATTAGACCAACTCAACACACTGCAG GTGAATGATCGCCCACCTAATATTTTTGAATGCCAGTTAAGGCTGTGGACTCAGTGGTTTGAATCATGGAGTGAGGAGGAGAGAAATGCCTTTTTGAACAGCTTAGAGGAGAAGGATCCAGCCTTTGTTGCATTCTTCTATAACCGAGTTGCTGGAACAGCAGGCAGAGATTGA
- the LOC113119913 gene encoding myosin-11 isoform X2 — protein sequence MKIKCKDAYKIAKDNINGLKSQLDGLFKQVSATQNPAKDVLNILQKVIDLQEMDAILNTEKDAAKIERLDKRRKETERDLAEMKTGFSGSVEIFERAVSKINAEMLKSDNATTLINELKKYLENKLRQPGEQGDTAKQVLQIVILQIEAMELKTRISDKFKTQAQMDVIKSKLEFKNGLLSDLKEEREESKEKIQQIDALIAALEKEILDLNIQLSALKQTLVQIEEQTQWLDANRTDIMDKIGKLKGKDEMISRILKLQFEFMEALITANGQVKADEIKINDLQKELEKEQSRALYLDADNKHLRKKLFDQTEQCKDLMELYMNAEAELEAQVNNISDKTSKSVVQIILLGFEINQITKQIQASSSNDDLKRIRDEKLKELKLKKEELQRSDASSDKILKVISQMEEIWKLQSEDPDNLNKISNLQRNLMDLISQLDDKMASKPMLKIIALQSDVTWIREMLKTVTAKAEIQKAELQKKLDDMKNLLNEKNKELAAATGDISQLQKDIETLKKEVLRLEIGIDEIYEAATDKIKDLQERLKNSDKALDDANNSIKEKNATLSQQITKINTLLDEVRTLKQQVQAKESLLNARIADLEKSLTMKQEENAKINAENEKLKQKCLDNAECPELQKKYKELQAEYNDTISKLNNEILKKAYIIKNLIDEIQYLDKQIEQGVPELKLQLEEKKRELEEAKQKLKAEGSISAKTLVVLELLTDIGKLQENPTEDNSEKIKKLEDKLNVLLAELQNSGEKGLGLALKIMSIKESMFKLKQAQEQMQQKYAKEINRLENEIQKKEKEILLLQANCELSEKLHDRIQQLEKELEQSKRNFKKLQQESDDKIASLEKQLKTKDQQLAKTEEMMQNTNAENAALIKQLNNLNDELKKLKEEKQFTVQKLQEEIADLKMKLKKQENELAEKELALKNKNEMIDILEKQQGNMKSELEKVKNKNRELEAELKTKDQQLANTEARLKEINAENQDLILRQKKLEKELQKATEEKNELQKQISDLEKSLEAKKQELAKKDQKLQEKDNEIATLQKQYADTKAELNEEKNKLNGVISENEKLKKNLTETQKKVAELEETLQKYERPTGVWPDLDANTAHRRLVLSRDVKEARPSLLPQSVTDTPERYDTAIAALGKDGYNSGKYYWEIGVTGKNCYVVGAARASAQRKGILTYGPSVGYWVILKKRASNLIAMADRNVQLKTGELSVIGVLLDFRNNKVTFYDAERKLEIFSFTGNVLQGKIHPYIETCSDTNLNEPPLIFKQPQSTDWLKQ from the exons ATGAAGATTAAATGTAAGGATGCATATAAAATAGCAAAGGACAATATCAATG GTCTTAAAAGCCAACTGGATGGTCTTTTTAAACAAGTCAGTGCAACCCAGAATCCAGCCAAGGAtg TCTTAAACATTCTTCAGAAAGTCATTGACCTACAGGAGATGGATGCAATATTAAACACTGAGAAAGATGCAGCAAAGATTGAAA GACTAGACAAGCGTCGGAAGGAAACAGAGAGAGACTTAGCAGAGATGAAAACAGGATTTTCAGGAAGTGTTGAAATTTTCGAGCGGGCAG TCTCGAAGATAAACGCAGAGATGTTGAAAAGCGATAATGCGACAACTCTTATTAATG AATTAAAGAAATACCTGGAAAACAAGCTCAGACAACCAGGGGAACAAGGGGACACTGcaaaacagg TGCTGCAGATTGTTATACTGCAAATTGAAGCAATGGAACTGAAGACACGTATCTCTGATAAATTTAAGACGCAAGCACAGATGGATG TAATTAAGAGCAAACTGGAGTTCAAAAATGGCCTCCTATCAGATCTGAAAGAGGAGCGAGAAGAGAGCAAAGAGAAGATCCAACAAATTG ATGCACTCATAGCAGCACTGGAGAAAGAAATATTAGATCTGAACATTCAGTTATCAGCTCTTAAACAAACACTTGTTCAGATTGAGG AACAAACACAATGGTTGGATGCGAATAGAACTGATATAATGGACAAAATCGGCAAACTGAAAGGAAAAGATGAGATGA TTTCTAGAATTCTTAAACTCCAGTTTGAATTCATGGAGGCACTAATTACTGCAAATGGACAAGTGAAAGCAGATGAAATTAAGATAAACG ATCTCCAGAAAGAGCTTGAAAAGGAACAGAGCAGGGCATTATATCTGGATGCTGACAACAAAC ATTTACGCAAAAAGCTGTTTGATCAGACAGAACAATGCAAAGACCTGATGGAGCTGTACATGA ATGCAGAAGCTGAACTGGAGGCTCAAGTAAATAATATATCAGATAAAACCTCAAAGTCAG TTGTACAGATCATTTTGCTAGGCTTCGAAATAAACCAAATAACGAAACAAATTCAAGCATCCTCATCTAATGATG atttgaAGCGAATACGGGATGAAAAACTCAAAGAACTGAAGCTGAAAAAGGAGGAACTTCAGCGAAGTGACGCTAGCTCTGACAAAA TTCTTAAGGTGATATCGCAGATGGAGGAAATCTGGAAGCTACAGAGTGAAGATCCAGACAACTTAAATAAAATCAGCA ATCTGCAGAGGAATCTCATGGACTTGATTAGCCAACTGGACGATAAAATGGCTTCAAAACCAA TGCTGAAAATCATTGCTCTCCAGTCTGATGTAACCTGGATAAGGGAAATGCTGAAAACTGTGACTGCAAAGGCTGAGATCCAGAAAGCTG AGCTCCAAAAGAAGCTGGATGACATGAAAAATttgctgaatgaaaaaaacaaagagcTGGCTGCTGCGACCGGTGACATCAGTCAGCTAC AGAAAGATATTGAAACTCTGAAGAAAGAAGTTTTGAGATTGGAAATTGGAATAGACGAAATCTATGAGGCTGCAACGGACAAGATTAAAG ATCTTCAAGAAAGACTCAAAAACAGTGACAAGGCACTGGATGATGCAAATAATTCTATAAAAGAGAAGAATGCCACACTATCACAACAAA TTACAAAGATCAACACTCTCTTAGACGAAGTGAGAACCTTGAAACAGCAAGTGCAAGCAAAGGAATCACTATTAAATGCCAGAATAGCTG ATCTTGAAAAGAGCCTAACGATGAAGCAGGAGGAAAATGCCAAAATTAATGCTGAGAATGAAA AGCTGAAACAAAAGTGTTTGGATAATGCTGAATGCCCTGAACTCCAGAAAAAATATAAAG AACTGCAAGCTGAATATAACGATACCATTTCTAAGCTGAACAATGAGATTCTTAAGAAGG CTTATATCATAAAAAATCTAATAGATGAAATTCAGTACCTGGATAAGCAAATTGAACAAGGAGTCCCAG AACTGAAACTACAATTGGAAGAAAAGAAGAGAGAACTGGAGGAGGCAAAGCAGAAATTGAAAGCTGAGGGATCAATATCAGCCAAAA CTCTGGTTGTACTCGAGTTACTAACTGATATAGGGAAGCTGCAAGAAAATCCAACTGAAGATAATTCAGAAAAGATTAAAA AACTGgaagataaattaaatgttttgctgGCTGAGTTGCAAAACTCTGGAGAGAAAGGGCTTGGACTGG CCTTGAAAATAATGTCTATAAAGGAATCAATGTTCAAACTAAAACAAGCACAAGAACAAATGCAACAGAAATATGCAAAGGAAATCAATA GACTAGAgaatgaaatacagaaaaaagaaaaagagattttGCTGTTGCAGGCTAACTGCGAACTGTCAGAAAAGCTGC ATGACAGGATACAACAACTAGAAAAGGAACTCGAGCAAAGCAAACGAAAttttaaaaaactgcaacaaGAATCAGATGATAAGATTGCAT cactaGAGAAACAACTTAAAACAAAGGACCAGCAGCTTGCTAAGACTGAAGAGATGATGCAAAACACAAACGCTGAAAACGCTGCTTTGA TCAAACAGCTGAACAATCTGAATGATGAATTAAAGAAACTCAAAGAGGAGAAACAATTTACAGTGCAGAAACTCCAAGAAGAAATTGCTG atttaaaaatgaaattgaaaaaacAGGAAAATGAGCTTGCTGAAAAGGAACTGGCCCTGAAgaacaaaaatgaaatgattgATATATTGGAAAAACAACAGGGCAATATGAAAAGTGAGCTTGAAAAAGTAAAGAACAAAAACAGAG AGCTAGAGGCAGAGCTTAAAACGAAGGACCAGCAACTTGCTAACACTGAAGCCAGACTAAAGGAGATAAATGCTGAAAACCAAGACTTGA TTCTCAGGCAGAAGAAACTAGAAAAGGAACTACAAAAGGCTACAGAGGAGAAAAATGAATTACAGAAACAAATTTCTG ATTTAGAAAAGTCATTAGAAGCAAAAAAACAAGAACTTGCTAAGAAGGACCAGAAACTCCAGGAGAAGGACAATGAAATTGCTACACTGCAAAAGCAATACGCTGATACAAAGGCCGAGCTTAATgaagagaaaaacaaattaaatg gTGTGATCAGTGAGAatgagaaacttaaaaaaaacctgACTGAGACTCAAAAGAAAGTGGCTGAACTTGAGG AAACTCTACAAAAATATGAACGCCCTACGGGTG TATGGCCGGATCTTGATGCAAACACTGCCCACCGCAGACTGGTCTTGTCACGGGACGTGAAAGAAGCACGCCCCTCTTTACTCCCTCAGTCTGTAACTGACACTCCGGAGCGCTACGACACAGCTATTGCAGCTCTCGGAAAAGACGGATATAATTCTGGAAAATATTACTGGGAAATAGGTGTGACTGGAAAAAATTGTTATGTTGTGGGTGCAGCCAGGGCGTCCGCTCAGAGAAAAGGTATTCTGACATATGGCCCTTCAGTTGGCTACTGGGTCATTCTGAAGAAAAGAGCTTCAAATCTTATAGCCATGGCTGACAGGAATGTTCAACTAAAAACTGGTGAACTTTCTGTAATCGGGGTACTGTTGGATTTTAGAAACAATAAGGTCACTTTTTATGATGCAGAGAGGAAGCTTGAAATCTTTAGCTTCACTGGCAATGTGCTGCAGGGAAAAATCCATCCATATATTGAAACCTGCAGTGATACGAATTTAAATGAGCCTCCCTTGATCTTTAAGCAACCTCAATCCACCGACTGGCTCAAGCAGTGA
- the LOC113119913 gene encoding myosin-11 isoform X1: MSSSVTVRLLSHTVMGWTENLLIFSFFVSVYLLIQADCGPVNADSARIVEKIVAHRAFIRERRDREYCSDLQKDLDDMKIKCKDAYKIAKDNINGLKSQLDGLFKQVSATQNPAKDVLNILQKVIDLQEMDAILNTEKDAAKIERLDKRRKETERDLAEMKTGFSGSVEIFERAVSKINAEMLKSDNATTLINELKKYLENKLRQPGEQGDTAKQVLQIVILQIEAMELKTRISDKFKTQAQMDVIKSKLEFKNGLLSDLKEEREESKEKIQQIDALIAALEKEILDLNIQLSALKQTLVQIEEQTQWLDANRTDIMDKIGKLKGKDEMISRILKLQFEFMEALITANGQVKADEIKINDLQKELEKEQSRALYLDADNKHLRKKLFDQTEQCKDLMELYMNAEAELEAQVNNISDKTSKSVVQIILLGFEINQITKQIQASSSNDDLKRIRDEKLKELKLKKEELQRSDASSDKILKVISQMEEIWKLQSEDPDNLNKISNLQRNLMDLISQLDDKMASKPMLKIIALQSDVTWIREMLKTVTAKAEIQKAELQKKLDDMKNLLNEKNKELAAATGDISQLQKDIETLKKEVLRLEIGIDEIYEAATDKIKDLQERLKNSDKALDDANNSIKEKNATLSQQITKINTLLDEVRTLKQQVQAKESLLNARIADLEKSLTMKQEENAKINAENEKLKQKCLDNAECPELQKKYKELQAEYNDTISKLNNEILKKAYIIKNLIDEIQYLDKQIEQGVPELKLQLEEKKRELEEAKQKLKAEGSISAKTLVVLELLTDIGKLQENPTEDNSEKIKKLEDKLNVLLAELQNSGEKGLGLALKIMSIKESMFKLKQAQEQMQQKYAKEINRLENEIQKKEKEILLLQANCELSEKLHDRIQQLEKELEQSKRNFKKLQQESDDKIASLEKQLKTKDQQLAKTEEMMQNTNAENAALIKQLNNLNDELKKLKEEKQFTVQKLQEEIADLKMKLKKQENELAEKELALKNKNEMIDILEKQQGNMKSELEKVKNKNRELEAELKTKDQQLANTEARLKEINAENQDLILRQKKLEKELQKATEEKNELQKQISDLEKSLEAKKQELAKKDQKLQEKDNEIATLQKQYADTKAELNEEKNKLNGVISENEKLKKNLTETQKKVAELEETLQKYERPTGVWPDLDANTAHRRLVLSRDVKEARPSLLPQSVTDTPERYDTAIAALGKDGYNSGKYYWEIGVTGKNCYVVGAARASAQRKGILTYGPSVGYWVILKKRASNLIAMADRNVQLKTGELSVIGVLLDFRNNKVTFYDAERKLEIFSFTGNVLQGKIHPYIETCSDTNLNEPPLIFKQPQSTDWLKQ; encoded by the exons ATGAGCTCCAGTGTTACTGTGAGATTACTTTCACACACCGTAATGGGGTGGACAGAGAATCTcctgattttttctttctttgtctcaGTTTACCTGCTGATACAGGCTGACTGTG GTCCTGTAAATGCAGACTCAGCTAGGATCGTGGAAAAAATTGTA GCACATAGGGCTTTCATAAGAGAAAGACGAGACAGAGAG TACTGTTCAG ACCTCCAGAAGGATCTTGATGACATGAAGATTAAATGTAAGGATGCATATAAAATAGCAAAGGACAATATCAATG GTCTTAAAAGCCAACTGGATGGTCTTTTTAAACAAGTCAGTGCAACCCAGAATCCAGCCAAGGAtg TCTTAAACATTCTTCAGAAAGTCATTGACCTACAGGAGATGGATGCAATATTAAACACTGAGAAAGATGCAGCAAAGATTGAAA GACTAGACAAGCGTCGGAAGGAAACAGAGAGAGACTTAGCAGAGATGAAAACAGGATTTTCAGGAAGTGTTGAAATTTTCGAGCGGGCAG TCTCGAAGATAAACGCAGAGATGTTGAAAAGCGATAATGCGACAACTCTTATTAATG AATTAAAGAAATACCTGGAAAACAAGCTCAGACAACCAGGGGAACAAGGGGACACTGcaaaacagg TGCTGCAGATTGTTATACTGCAAATTGAAGCAATGGAACTGAAGACACGTATCTCTGATAAATTTAAGACGCAAGCACAGATGGATG TAATTAAGAGCAAACTGGAGTTCAAAAATGGCCTCCTATCAGATCTGAAAGAGGAGCGAGAAGAGAGCAAAGAGAAGATCCAACAAATTG ATGCACTCATAGCAGCACTGGAGAAAGAAATATTAGATCTGAACATTCAGTTATCAGCTCTTAAACAAACACTTGTTCAGATTGAGG AACAAACACAATGGTTGGATGCGAATAGAACTGATATAATGGACAAAATCGGCAAACTGAAAGGAAAAGATGAGATGA TTTCTAGAATTCTTAAACTCCAGTTTGAATTCATGGAGGCACTAATTACTGCAAATGGACAAGTGAAAGCAGATGAAATTAAGATAAACG ATCTCCAGAAAGAGCTTGAAAAGGAACAGAGCAGGGCATTATATCTGGATGCTGACAACAAAC ATTTACGCAAAAAGCTGTTTGATCAGACAGAACAATGCAAAGACCTGATGGAGCTGTACATGA ATGCAGAAGCTGAACTGGAGGCTCAAGTAAATAATATATCAGATAAAACCTCAAAGTCAG TTGTACAGATCATTTTGCTAGGCTTCGAAATAAACCAAATAACGAAACAAATTCAAGCATCCTCATCTAATGATG atttgaAGCGAATACGGGATGAAAAACTCAAAGAACTGAAGCTGAAAAAGGAGGAACTTCAGCGAAGTGACGCTAGCTCTGACAAAA TTCTTAAGGTGATATCGCAGATGGAGGAAATCTGGAAGCTACAGAGTGAAGATCCAGACAACTTAAATAAAATCAGCA ATCTGCAGAGGAATCTCATGGACTTGATTAGCCAACTGGACGATAAAATGGCTTCAAAACCAA TGCTGAAAATCATTGCTCTCCAGTCTGATGTAACCTGGATAAGGGAAATGCTGAAAACTGTGACTGCAAAGGCTGAGATCCAGAAAGCTG AGCTCCAAAAGAAGCTGGATGACATGAAAAATttgctgaatgaaaaaaacaaagagcTGGCTGCTGCGACCGGTGACATCAGTCAGCTAC AGAAAGATATTGAAACTCTGAAGAAAGAAGTTTTGAGATTGGAAATTGGAATAGACGAAATCTATGAGGCTGCAACGGACAAGATTAAAG ATCTTCAAGAAAGACTCAAAAACAGTGACAAGGCACTGGATGATGCAAATAATTCTATAAAAGAGAAGAATGCCACACTATCACAACAAA TTACAAAGATCAACACTCTCTTAGACGAAGTGAGAACCTTGAAACAGCAAGTGCAAGCAAAGGAATCACTATTAAATGCCAGAATAGCTG ATCTTGAAAAGAGCCTAACGATGAAGCAGGAGGAAAATGCCAAAATTAATGCTGAGAATGAAA AGCTGAAACAAAAGTGTTTGGATAATGCTGAATGCCCTGAACTCCAGAAAAAATATAAAG AACTGCAAGCTGAATATAACGATACCATTTCTAAGCTGAACAATGAGATTCTTAAGAAGG CTTATATCATAAAAAATCTAATAGATGAAATTCAGTACCTGGATAAGCAAATTGAACAAGGAGTCCCAG AACTGAAACTACAATTGGAAGAAAAGAAGAGAGAACTGGAGGAGGCAAAGCAGAAATTGAAAGCTGAGGGATCAATATCAGCCAAAA CTCTGGTTGTACTCGAGTTACTAACTGATATAGGGAAGCTGCAAGAAAATCCAACTGAAGATAATTCAGAAAAGATTAAAA AACTGgaagataaattaaatgttttgctgGCTGAGTTGCAAAACTCTGGAGAGAAAGGGCTTGGACTGG CCTTGAAAATAATGTCTATAAAGGAATCAATGTTCAAACTAAAACAAGCACAAGAACAAATGCAACAGAAATATGCAAAGGAAATCAATA GACTAGAgaatgaaatacagaaaaaagaaaaagagattttGCTGTTGCAGGCTAACTGCGAACTGTCAGAAAAGCTGC ATGACAGGATACAACAACTAGAAAAGGAACTCGAGCAAAGCAAACGAAAttttaaaaaactgcaacaaGAATCAGATGATAAGATTGCAT cactaGAGAAACAACTTAAAACAAAGGACCAGCAGCTTGCTAAGACTGAAGAGATGATGCAAAACACAAACGCTGAAAACGCTGCTTTGA TCAAACAGCTGAACAATCTGAATGATGAATTAAAGAAACTCAAAGAGGAGAAACAATTTACAGTGCAGAAACTCCAAGAAGAAATTGCTG atttaaaaatgaaattgaaaaaacAGGAAAATGAGCTTGCTGAAAAGGAACTGGCCCTGAAgaacaaaaatgaaatgattgATATATTGGAAAAACAACAGGGCAATATGAAAAGTGAGCTTGAAAAAGTAAAGAACAAAAACAGAG AGCTAGAGGCAGAGCTTAAAACGAAGGACCAGCAACTTGCTAACACTGAAGCCAGACTAAAGGAGATAAATGCTGAAAACCAAGACTTGA TTCTCAGGCAGAAGAAACTAGAAAAGGAACTACAAAAGGCTACAGAGGAGAAAAATGAATTACAGAAACAAATTTCTG ATTTAGAAAAGTCATTAGAAGCAAAAAAACAAGAACTTGCTAAGAAGGACCAGAAACTCCAGGAGAAGGACAATGAAATTGCTACACTGCAAAAGCAATACGCTGATACAAAGGCCGAGCTTAATgaagagaaaaacaaattaaatg gTGTGATCAGTGAGAatgagaaacttaaaaaaaacctgACTGAGACTCAAAAGAAAGTGGCTGAACTTGAGG AAACTCTACAAAAATATGAACGCCCTACGGGTG TATGGCCGGATCTTGATGCAAACACTGCCCACCGCAGACTGGTCTTGTCACGGGACGTGAAAGAAGCACGCCCCTCTTTACTCCCTCAGTCTGTAACTGACACTCCGGAGCGCTACGACACAGCTATTGCAGCTCTCGGAAAAGACGGATATAATTCTGGAAAATATTACTGGGAAATAGGTGTGACTGGAAAAAATTGTTATGTTGTGGGTGCAGCCAGGGCGTCCGCTCAGAGAAAAGGTATTCTGACATATGGCCCTTCAGTTGGCTACTGGGTCATTCTGAAGAAAAGAGCTTCAAATCTTATAGCCATGGCTGACAGGAATGTTCAACTAAAAACTGGTGAACTTTCTGTAATCGGGGTACTGTTGGATTTTAGAAACAATAAGGTCACTTTTTATGATGCAGAGAGGAAGCTTGAAATCTTTAGCTTCACTGGCAATGTGCTGCAGGGAAAAATCCATCCATATATTGAAACCTGCAGTGATACGAATTTAAATGAGCCTCCCTTGATCTTTAAGCAACCTCAATCCACCGACTGGCTCAAGCAGTGA